In Diadema setosum chromosome 19, eeDiaSeto1, whole genome shotgun sequence, a genomic segment contains:
- the LOC140243145 gene encoding eukaryotic translation initiation factor 1A, Y-chromosomal-like → MPKNKGKGGKNRRRGKNENESEKRELVFKEDGQEYAQVIKMLGNGRLEALCFDGKKRLCHIRGKLRKKVWINQGDIILIGLRDYQDEKADVILKYNVDEARNLKMYGELPETAKINESVTFGQENEDDDVAFDDQGFDDEIGDDIAGI, encoded by the exons ATGCCCAAAAACAAAG GAAAGGGAGGTAAAAACAGGAGAAGGGGAAAGAATGAGAATGAATCAGAGAAGCGTGAGCTGGTGTTCAAGGAGGATGGTCAAG AATATGCACAGGTCATCAAAATGCTTGGAAATGGCAGATTAGAGGCATTGTGCTTTGATGGAAAGAAAAGATTGTGCCACATCAGAGGGAAATTAAGAAAGAAG GTATGGATCAACCAGGGCGACATCATCCTCATTGGTCTCCGTGACTACCAAGACGAGAAAGCCGATGTCATCCTCAAATACAATGTGGACGAGGCCAGGAACCTCAAGATGTATGGCGAGCTGCCGGAGACAGCCAAGATCAACGAGTCCGTCACATTTGGCCAGGAGAACGAGGATGACGATGTGGCGTTCGATGACCAAGGCTTTGACGATGAAATAGGGGACGACATCGCAGGA ATATAG